AAGCACACTCCGCATTCGCGCCACGGAATGGGCATCGACCACCCAAAACGAGATCCGTCAGCGTCAATCGCCGCGCGGCACGCTGAAACATTGGAAAGCCAGCTTCTCAGCCAACTTTCGTGCATAGTTCAGGCTAACCCCGTCCCGACACGCTCGAGAAGCGCGGACACGTCAGAGTGCAGCTCCTCGGGACGCATGGCCCGGGCGATCCGTCCGGAAGGCAGGCTACGGCCGAGTTGACTAGCAATTGGTCCCTTTGGCCCCAGCAATCGTTTGGCGTCCAGTCGTTCCATCGCCGCCTCATCACCCGGTTCTGGCGCATGAGCATTCAGCAGGCTCTCGAGCACGCTGGTCTCCGCTGAGTCGAGACGGAGTGCCCTGCGGATGGCGCTCGGAGCGAGCAGATAGCTCTCGATGTGTCTACGGCCCCAGGAGAAGGTCTGGAGGCCGTCCCGCTCGTCGAAGCGAAGCTCTTCAGTGTCGCGATCGAGGACGCAGAGCCCGCGTGCTTCAGGTTGGACCTCGCGCAGCTCGTCGAGATGCCGACGCGCACGTTCGGGTCTCCGGCCTCCAAGGATCACGAGGACCCCGGCCAATGCCTTGGACATCTGCGGCGACATCCCTCGCGCCCACCCACGCAAGATCTCTCCATCGCGAGCACCCTCGACATAGACGACGAATGGGCTTGCAAACCGGATGGACACACGACCTCCGAATCAGGTGCAGCTGAGAAAAACAACCTACACCGCGAATGCGGGCATTGTCACGAAACCCATGAAGGGTCTACTCTACATCTGCAAGTTTGAGGAGGGGTTCCCCTTGATCGGTGCCGTGATCGCGGATGACCATGCCATCGTCCGAGAGGGCCTGCGCCGTCTGCTCGAGGCTGAGGAGGATATCGAAGTCTTCTCCGAGGCCGCCGACGGCCGCGAGGTGCTCGAGGAAGTTGCGAAGCACCAGCCGCAGGTCGTGATCCTCGATATCTCGATGCCTAACCTGGGCGGCCTCGAAACCCTCGAACGGCTCCGCAATGCCCACCCGAAGGTCAAGGTCATCCTGCTCTCGGTCCACGCGGACCCGCCCTACATCCAGAGCGCCGTGAACCTGGGAGCGGACGGCTACGTATTGAAGAACGGCCGCGTGAACGAGGTGGTCTCTGCGGTGCGGGCGGTCACCAAAGGGGGCAGCTACTTCAGCCCGCCGGTTGCCAAGGAGATCGTGGAGCAGCTTCGCGCACCGAATCGGGGCGTCGCCGAACCCTTTTCCGTGCTTTCCACACGGGAACGCGAAGTTCTCCAGTTGATTGCCGAAGGTCTGTCGGCCAAGGAAGTGGCCAGCGAGCTCAGCATCAGTACCAAGACCGTGGAAGCTCATCGCACCAGCGTCATGCGAAAGCTCGGCGCCCGGAAGGCCACCGAGCTCGTCCGCTACGCCCTGCGCCACGGTCTCATCGAGCCCTGACGCGACAGAGGAGCGTCCCCTCTTCTCGCTCAGAGGGTGAGGATTGCGAGGGCTTCGATGTGGGGGGTCTGGGGGAAGAGATCGAACGCCGTGACGGCCGAAAGCTCGTAGCCTCGCTCGGTGAGGATGCGTAGGTCGCGGGCGAGCGTGGCGGGATCGCAGGAGAGGTAGACGATGCGCTCGGCGCCGAGGGCGGCCAGCGCCTCCGGACCCCCCTTCGCGAGACCGGTGCGCGGTGGATCGAGAAGCACGAGGTCCGGCCGTGGGTCTCGGGGATCCGCCAGGTAGTCTTCCGTCGGGATCGGGCGGATGGCCACATCGGCCGGCACTTCGGCAGCCTTGAGATTGTGGCCCAGATCGCGGGCCGCTCGCCGGTTGGACTCGACGGCCGTGACCTGGCCGAACGCGCGACTGAGCCCCAGCGTGAAGAAGCCCGCGCCCGCGTAGAGTTCCAGCGCCCTCTCGCCTCGGCCGCAAGCCTCGCTGACTGCTTGGGCCAGCTGGTTCCGGAGTGCTGCGTTCGCCTGGAAGAACACGCCTGGCCCGATACGAAGGGAATCGTCTCCAACTCGCAAATGGATCGCGCTGGCCTTCGCTCCGGGGCCGTCGACGCGGACGGAAACCTCCCCAGCGTCGCCCACTGCCAACAGCCATTCGGCCTCGCCCTCGGGAGGAGCCTCGGCCAGGCTGCCGAGGACCGCGTCCAACTCGGGCACGAGCACGGGACAGTTCCGGGTCCCACAAACCTCATGAGAACGCATGCGGCGGAACCCGACCTCTCCGGCCTCGGCGAACACCCGCGCACGGCTCCGATATCCGAGCTCGTCTGCCGACTGAACGGGAATCTCGACGGGGGGCGTGAGCCCTGCGATCCGTTCGATCGCGTCTCTCAGGATCCCGACCTTGGCGGCGAGCTGCGCCGGATAGGCGAGATGTTGCCAGGCGCAGCCGCCACATTTCCCGGCGATGGGACAAGGCGGAGACCGCCGATCCGGACCAGGACGCAGCAGTTCTACGACTTCCCCGCGCGCGAAACGCTTGCGCTCCTCGATGAGGCGAACCAGCACCTGATCGCCTGGCGCGGTCCAGGCTACGAAGACGACACGGCCGTCGGCCAGGCGGCCCACGCCATCTCCCCCGGCGGCCAGGGAATCGATCTCTACGACGACGGGAGAACTCTCAGCCGTCATCGGGCTCCCCGAATCCCGCTTCGGCCAGGCGAACACGAAGGGCGCTTCCCGGCTCGAGGAGTCGTCGCATGGACGCCACGGCTGGCCGATTGCCCCGCGCCCGCGGGACGATGAAATCGTAGTGCTCGGCTTGCAAGGGCCGAAAGCGCAGACCCGCCTGCTCCGCGATCGGTGCGATGGTCACACCCCAGTCCGCGCGCTTCTGGGCGACCGCTGCTGCTACGGCGTAGTGGGAGCGCGGTTCGTAGGCATGGCCGGGAGGGCGCCTGTCTCCGAGGAGACCGTCGATCAGCAATCGGGTTCCGGCACCTCGGTTGCGGTTGACCATGCGCAGCGTCCCATCGGCCAGCAGCCCATCGACGTCCCGCGTCTCGTCGGCGCGGGTGACCACGCCTTGCATTCGTGTGTAGCCCGGCAAGAGCTCCAGGTCGCCTTCCAGGAACGGCGCGTTGTAGGTGCCGCTCTCCGGGTCGAGAAGATGCATCGGCGCCACGTCGCATTCACCGCGCCGGGCGGCTTCGAGCCCACCCTGGCTGCCGACCGCCATCAGCTTGATCGTGAAGCCCTCGGCCGAGAGCGCGGACGCGAGCAGGTCGAGCCCGGAGCAGTGGCTGCCAATGACGACCAGGTCGGCCAGGGACGGCTCACGTCCGATTCGTGTCACCTCGACCGGGATATCCGCTTCGACGATCTCCACGTTTCGTCCGACCCGCACGAAGCCGTCCGCCCGGCTGAATGCCGTCACCGAGCCGCTGCCCTTGCCCATCGGGTAGGCGGCCAGGTCTCCATCGGGGCCCGGCACCAGGCCGACCAGCAGGTATTCGAGACGCCCGCGCTCGGATTGCACGCGCATGGCAAGGCGAGCCGTCAGCGTCTCCCTGCAATCTCCCCCGAGGCCCGCCATTTCCCGGAGCACCGGCGCAACGAACTCGTGGAAGGTGAAGACGGCGGAGGTCGGGAACCCGGGCAGAATGACGACAGGTTTTTCTCCGGAAGCCGCAAGGCAGATCGGTTTGCCGGGTTTGAGCGCGACACCGTGCACGAGAATTCCCGGCGATAGATCGGCGATGACCTGCGCGTTCAGGTCCCCCTCCCCCTTGGAGGTACCGCCGGAAAGCAATACGAGATCGGCCGCAACCAGCGCCTCCGCGACTGCCGCCCTCAAGGCGAGCTCATCATCGCGAAAGGCGCCCATGAAGAGAGGCTCGCCCCCGAGTTCCCGCACGGCGTCGGCCAGGATTCTTCCATTGCTGTCGAAGACCAATCCGGGGCGCATGGCCTCCCCCGGCTGCACGATCTCGTCGCCAGTCGAGAGGATCGCGACACGAGGCCTGCCCACGACGGCCACCCGTTCCCGACCGATGGCCGCCAACACGCCAGTCTCTCGGGAGGAGAGTCGCGCGCCCGCGAAGAGCACCGTCTCCCCCATACCCATGTCGGTGCCGGCAAATGCCACGGCGCCGCCGGGCACACGCGGCCGCCTGACGATCAGCTCGGCCCCGTCCACATCCGTATGCTCGACGGGCACGACCGCATCCGCGCCACGCGGCAACATGCCGCCCGTGGCGATCGGAGTCGCCGTCCCCGCCACCACTTCCAGCTGCGGCGCGATTCCGGTGGGAATCGTCTCCTCATTCAGACGGAGCCGTCGCGGCTCTTCCTCGGATGCACCGAATGTATCGCTGGCGCGAACCGCGAAGCCGTCCATATTCGAGCGATCGAATCCGGGCACATCTACTGCGGCTCTCACGTCTTCGGCGAGCACCCGCCCGAGCGCTTCATCGAGCGGGATCTCCTCAGTGGGAGCCGCAACCACCCGAATCGCCTCACGCCAACGCCGCTCGGCTTCGTCCCGATCCAGGACTTCCAGGAATTGCTGTTGCTTCATGCCGGCAGTTCTTCGTCGTAGAGAACGACGTCGACCTCGGCGCCCTCGGGCATGCCTTCCAGCTCCCGCGGCACGATCACTGCGCCCGCCGCGCGAACCGTCGAGGACAAGATGGACGCGCCCGACGTTCCGATCGGTGCAACGCAACCCTCTTCGATCGCAACACGCACGTAGTCCGTCCGTCCGATGGCCGAGACGATCTTGCGGGCGAGCGGTAGCCGCACCCGACGATGAGGCCAGGCGCCGTTCCGCCCGCCAAGCCGGCGAAGCGTCGGCCCCGCAAAGAACTCGTAGGCGCATAGGCAACTCACGGGGTTTCCGGGCAGCAAGAAGACGAAGCGTTCTGCGGTGCCGGCCACGGCTGGCAGCCGGCCAACACCGGCCGGGCTCGAGGGACGCATCGAGACTCCGTGAAAATCCAGTTTGCCGAGTTCGGCCACCAACCGCGGAGCATGATCTTCTTTTCCAACGGAGCTTCCGCCGGAAACGAGCAAGACGTCAGCTGCAGCCGTTGCGAGAAGATCCGCGATCACTTCCGGGCGGTCTGGGAGGATGACGTGGGGAAGCAACACGCTTCCATCTCGCTCCGCGAGCGCGCCGAGCACGACCGAATTGCTGTCGACGATATGCGGGCCCTCTGGCCGACTCCCGGGCGGCAGGAGCTCATCACCCGTGATCACCAATTGCACCCGTGGGCGGCGCACGCAGGCGGCTTCCGCAACGCCGATCGACGACAGCAGGCCCGCATCTTGAGGCCGCAAGCGCCGGCCCACGTCGAGAACGATGGCTCCCGCCCGGATGTCTTCACCCGGCGCACCGACATGCTTCCGCGGAGCGACGGCTTCGGCCAGGCGCAAGGTGGTGGCAACCTCCTCGCATACCTCGGCCATCACGACGGCGTCCGCGCCCTTGGGCAAGGGCGCACCGGTCATGATGCGCACCGCTTGCCCGGCTTCGACGGTTCCCGCGAAAGGCCGGCCGGGCATCGACTCCCCCACCAGCTCCAGGTGCAGCGAGTCGTACGCCGACGCCCCGAACGTGTCTTCGCCGCGAACCGCGTAGCCATCCATGGCCGAACGGGCGAAGCCCGGGACATCCACCTCGGCACGCACCTCTTCGGCGAGGACACGCCCGACGCTCGAGAGCAGCCCAACCGGCTCAGCCGGAAGCGCGCGCGCATGGTCGGCGAGAAAGCCTGTCACCTCCTCGACGTCCGCCCGCTCGGCGAACCCGCGCATGCGTACATCGCGTGTCGTCAACTCGTTCGCGCTCCCGAAAAATGGGAACGGGCAGAAGGAAGAGCCCCCCTGCCCGTTCTCGAAAGATGAA
This region of bacterium genomic DNA includes:
- a CDS encoding class I SAM-dependent RNA methyltransferase — its product is MTAESSPVVVEIDSLAAGGDGVGRLADGRVVFVAWTAPGDQVLVRLIEERKRFARGEVVELLRPGPDRRSPPCPIAGKCGGCAWQHLAYPAQLAAKVGILRDAIERIAGLTPPVEIPVQSADELGYRSRARVFAEAGEVGFRRMRSHEVCGTRNCPVLVPELDAVLGSLAEAPPEGEAEWLLAVGDAGEVSVRVDGPGAKASAIHLRVGDDSLRIGPGVFFQANAALRNQLAQAVSEACGRGERALELYAGAGFFTLGLSRAFGQVTAVESNRRAARDLGHNLKAAEVPADVAIRPIPTEDYLADPRDPRPDLVLLDPPRTGLAKGGPEALAALGAERIVYLSCDPATLARDLRILTERGYELSAVTAFDLFPQTPHIEALAILTL
- a CDS encoding molybdopterin biosynthesis protein, translating into MKQQQFLEVLDRDEAERRWREAIRVVAAPTEEIPLDEALGRVLAEDVRAAVDVPGFDRSNMDGFAVRASDTFGASEEEPRRLRLNEETIPTGIAPQLEVVAGTATPIATGGMLPRGADAVVPVEHTDVDGAELIVRRPRVPGGAVAFAGTDMGMGETVLFAGARLSSRETGVLAAIGRERVAVVGRPRVAILSTGDEIVQPGEAMRPGLVFDSNGRILADAVRELGGEPLFMGAFRDDELALRAAVAEALVAADLVLLSGGTSKGEGDLNAQVIADLSPGILVHGVALKPGKPICLAASGEKPVVILPGFPTSAVFTFHEFVAPVLREMAGLGGDCRETLTARLAMRVQSERGRLEYLLVGLVPGPDGDLAAYPMGKGSGSVTAFSRADGFVRVGRNVEIVEADIPVEVTRIGREPSLADLVVIGSHCSGLDLLASALSAEGFTIKLMAVGSQGGLEAARRGECDVAPMHLLDPESGTYNAPFLEGDLELLPGYTRMQGVVTRADETRDVDGLLADGTLRMVNRNRGAGTRLLIDGLLGDRRPPGHAYEPRSHYAVAAAVAQKRADWGVTIAPIAEQAGLRFRPLQAEHYDFIVPRARGNRPAVASMRRLLEPGSALRVRLAEAGFGEPDDG
- a CDS encoding molybdopterin molybdotransferase MoeA; translated protein: MRGFAERADVEEVTGFLADHARALPAEPVGLLSSVGRVLAEEVRAEVDVPGFARSAMDGYAVRGEDTFGASAYDSLHLELVGESMPGRPFAGTVEAGQAVRIMTGAPLPKGADAVVMAEVCEEVATTLRLAEAVAPRKHVGAPGEDIRAGAIVLDVGRRLRPQDAGLLSSIGVAEAACVRRPRVQLVITGDELLPPGSRPEGPHIVDSNSVVLGALAERDGSVLLPHVILPDRPEVIADLLATAAADVLLVSGGSSVGKEDHAPRLVAELGKLDFHGVSMRPSSPAGVGRLPAVAGTAERFVFLLPGNPVSCLCAYEFFAGPTLRRLGGRNGAWPHRRVRLPLARKIVSAIGRTDYVRVAIEEGCVAPIGTSGASILSSTVRAAGAVIVPRELEGMPEGAEVDVVLYDEELPA
- a CDS encoding response regulator transcription factor, translating into MIGAVIADDHAIVREGLRRLLEAEEDIEVFSEAADGREVLEEVAKHQPQVVILDISMPNLGGLETLERLRNAHPKVKVILLSVHADPPYIQSAVNLGADGYVLKNGRVNEVVSAVRAVTKGGSYFSPPVAKEIVEQLRAPNRGVAEPFSVLSTREREVLQLIAEGLSAKEVASELSISTKTVEAHRTSVMRKLGARKATELVRYALRHGLIEP